The DNA region tgctgtgacGTAAATGTCAGCCCTAAAGAGGGGCATTACACTGGCAGGAAGACATGTGCTGCAATACCTGTGTCACAGGCAGTGATGTGCCAGGCCTTATGGAAGTGTGTAGTGCTCCTGCCAAAGATCTGTCTGCACTTGGAAAGGGCGTGGAGAGCGTGCCCTACTGGACAAAGCCATGCCATTCCATGGATTTTGCTTAGATTTCCAAAATGACAATGAGGTTTTTATAAAAGAGAGTATTTTCTGTAGCGTAACTTAAAAGCTTatgctgaatttcagaaatCTCACGTTTATTGTGGTAAAAATAACTTCCCTAGGTTAGTGACAGTAGACTTGAATTCCATGGAAAACTAAAGTCATTTGATGTGGTAGGTTTCCTGCAGGAATGGCAAAAACATTCGTTGGATGTTTGCATAATGATTAGATTAGTTTTGTAGATTCCACTCTAATGACACCTTAGTCTCCAAGATAATTATGATGCATATTTTGTTCAAAGACTTGTTATTTACTTGCTCAGACCTAGAACTCtccattttctggaaaattaagaaagaaggTTCCAGAACTAAACTAGCACTTCTCAAAAAACCCTACAGTGATAGAATGGTACCTGTTTGAAAATGCAGCCAGGAGATTTCAAACTTTGGGCAGAAGTCTTGAGTCAGGTTTTCTTCACTTATCAGTAAATGCAGAAGTTacttttaaaagtgtttgtGATAATGATACCATTTTCTACAGAGTATGGTCAGAAGTGAAGCTTTTATTAACAAGCTACAACAGTTCATTTAATGTACTCAGAGGGTTGCTAAAATTGCCAGCTGTCCTGGAGTAACTGGAATTTATGTCTGAAAGAGAAAGATAACTGTTCTCTCCTCCTTTTGTGGTGCATGATCAGAGAATCATCCTTTGATTTTGGGGTCAGTTGGAGAAAAAGACAAGGAGGTCTGTCCTGAGTGTGGAAGTGTGACAGTCTGCGATGCAAGGGTAATAATACTTTAGATTAGCCAGAGTTTGTGAGCTGGAAAAAATCTGGtggtgtttttcttgtttgtttgtttgcttgtggttttttgtcaaaaaattaacataattcAAAACATATTTGTTTCAGCAGGTAGATTCCAGAGCATAAATGCTTCCAGATGGGAAGATGTATCCATTAGTGACCAGACCCTCAAACAGGAGTGGGCTCAAGACACTGCCTGTTGTGATCATAGGTAAGCcttctcctgccagcactgctgtgtgtcTTGTTGCTTTGGACTTGCTATTCTTAACTTCCACATGTTCTCACTCAAACGAGAAATGCCTGACTACTGTTTCTGCATCCTTTCCCAGACAGCCAGACTTcctataatatttatataatactGTAAGAGTCATGAGAAGGAACAAGatattttacaaattaaaacATATACCTATTTTTAATGGTAAAATTGGTAACCTTTTAAGCATCAGTTCATCTGAGcctgctttttctctgttgGATATTTAGAAAGATTCAAATCCTTTTCAGTACAGATAGGTAATCACCTTGCTGGGATTATCTGTAGTGCTTGAATTCAAGGTAGGTTTGTGTGAGTTTTTCCACCATTATGACTGTTTAGAAAGTACTCCAGATGCTGTTAAGGTTTCTTGAAAattttcacagatttcttttaaaacatgagTGAGCTACACTGATTTTGTACAGATTTAATAGAtttataaaatgcagttttctaccagttaaaaaacaaaacaggttaTATAGTAACTGTCTTGCCTCCCTTGCAAGAGGGAGCTTGCAGTGTGAGGTGATTCTTGGAGCAAAGTAACAATGTCAGAGCCTTCCCCTCTGACCAGCCATGAGCTGTGGAGGTGTTGGACCTTGCTCATCTGAGCATGTGTTTCATGCCTTGCAGAGCTGGCTCCCCTCCTTATCTGGCATCCAATTCAAAGCACCCGAGGGAGCTGCTCCAAAGTAAGAGCACTGCATAAATCACCCCTAATCCTTGCTAACAGCAAGTTTGACAAGGATACTACTACCAGCAAGTTCTGATCTGAGAATGACTTTGTGCTGCTCAGTTCTACAAGTCTCTAGGTGGGAAGGAGGATATTTTGGTGCCTCCCTAGTGCACCTGTACTGGGAGCCAGGGTGGAGATGCTACTGAAGCCTCAGAAGCAGCAGTGTGAAGAGGTGCACCCTGAGGAGCCTGTTGGACTGAAGCAGCCCAGCTGTTTCACTGCAGCTGGACAACACTGCATGAAGGGCCCAGCCACttccccaggccctgctccagGAAGGCTGTGTGCTGCCTCAGCTGTGCTAGCAGCCTCATTTTAaagttgtatttaaaatatcttgagGCCCAAATGTTCTTGTGGTCATCCATATCAAACTTAGAGGATTTATTCTGAACCATGTCTGTGTGTTGTTGCTGAGTTGTTGAGCACTCAGGTGATGAAGTTTGGCTTAGGTACCTCCTTGTACTTCCTAAAGCAAAGTAGTGACCTGAAATTTGTTATATTTTCCTATGGCTGCAGTTTAGTTTGTTTTTAGTGTCTGTTGCTGTTGGTTTTGGCTAGCTTCCCTTCAAGTGGAATATTCCAAACgctgacctgcagctgctggttcatgtcagcacagcagcctttgtcCCCAGATGTGACATGGGCTGCCCTTCACATAGCTCACTGTTGGCTTTACAGCCATGACCTCCCTCTTTTGGGATCCTCAAGGATCAGCCTTTGCTCCAGTCACCCTTGAGCACTGGCACTGTGTCAACAGGCTGCTGTCACTTGGGCTCTCCTCCCCTCTTCGTCACTGCACTGTCATGGCTTTTGgtcacacagcagcaaagcctggGCAGCCAGAGAGGCTGACAGTTATACAGacaatgtaaaatattaaacatgGAGAACAGCCATGTGCAAACTTTCCACAGGCTACTCTCACTGGGCTTTGGAGTCACATTTATCTAGTTTTTCCACTGGCTGTTGGGTGGTCAGCAAAGGAGTTCAGCCATCCAGCAACCTGTTCGAAGTGCTGTGTTCTGAGGGCTTGTCTTGGCATGGCAGAGAGACTTTTTCCTTAACACACTGCAGTACCACAGTAGGGCTGGTTCCCATTTGAAGTGTCCTCAAGACCCATTAGTCAAAGCTGTATTGCCAAATATCCCTTAAAAGATGGAATTTCTTGCTGAGAAGAACTGTTCCCCTTCACTTCAATAGTCACCATCTTTTCTGGATCTTGTATCCTGTGCACAGTGAACTACTCTGCACTGGTGTGAAATGTACTTTCAGGAGAGCTGAGGCCCCTGGTCAGCCCATGATCAGCTTCTAAACCCCTAATTTTAGAGAAAAACTCCATTCATCACCATGCAAGAGACTTCAAGCTTCAGGTGAGGGCAGCCTCTGACTTATCTAACCCTGTGTCTTTCAGCAAGTCCTAAGGACCTTGCAATGCAAATAGGAGCAAGTGAGGTGAAGGGTAAAATGTCTTCCCCAACTCCAATAAGTCCATGCTGGAACAGAAAATCCCCTGGACCCATAGCAGTGTCATATCTTTTGAATTTGTCTGCATATTAGAAACACTTTTCAAATAACTGCTCTATCTCCAGAAGTATAAACTCTTCTCAATTGTTTTTTCAGGGAATGGACCTTCAGGAATCTGTCTCTCATATTTGCTGTCAGGTTACACTCCTTACTTCAAAAGACACTCTCTTCATCCTCATCCTATTCTTCAGAGAAAACTGGAAGAGGCACCAGAAGTCTCTGTTTTGGACCAGGTTTGTGTAAAGATAAACTATGACATGCCAGTGAAGCATCCTAGGGGTGTATCATAAGTGATTACCTTGTTTGGATTTTCAAAGTACACAGACAGAATGAGCCTTAAGCAAATTACAAAGCATTTTGCTTTGTAATCCTGATCTCCCTTATCTGAAATGCCAGCATTGCTGCCAAGATCCTCGAGGCAGCCCTCAGGCAAGAACAGGTCTGTGTGCCAGTAAATGAGCTGCCCAAGCACACCAAGCCCACTGAGCAGAGATGCTGGAGTAACAAGCAGTCTGCTGCCTGGCACTACGTGCACTTTGAGCATCTGGTTCTTCTCTCTCTAGGATCTGGAGTATCTGTCTGAAGGCTTGGAGGGACGatcccacagccctgtggcTCTTCTGTTTGATACTCTGCAGCGGCCCGACACAGACTTTGGTGGGACAGCAGAATCTGTGCTCACCTGGTGGCATGAGCCTGACAGAGCCATCCCTCACCTGGTCCTTGGCAGAAACGCTCCTGGAGGTGCCTGGCACGTAAGTGAATGGGAGCCAGCTGGGGTCTGTGTGTTGTGTAATAGCCAAATGTGCTGACTGGAGGGAGAAAAGCTCCTCTAAAATCCCAGTCAGCTCTGTTACATCTTATATGTATAGACAAGTGaaagtttaaaaggaaaacaagcctTTGTATTCCCCATCTCTTGTTCTTTTTGGAAAACATGGATGGTTTCATCCATGACACCAGATCAAAGGAAATTACTGATTTCATCATCTGTGCCATATTGAAAAGTGGAAAAGCTGCCTTTCactttttacattaaaaaattgaagtcattttgctttgcttcttgTTCCAGTCTATAGAGGGCTCCATGGTTACCCTGAGCAAAGGGGAATGGATGGGACTCCCAGATCTCCCTTTCAAAGAATGGTTAAAGCAAAAGAGAAGGTGAGATATCCATGTGTGATCATTTGCAAACATCTGGAGATTTTTAGAGAACCTGGAATGGACTTCTTGAATGTAGCTACCCATCTGTTATGGATGATTTTAGTGAGAGAAAGGACACTCTTCTGCACTCCAAAACCAGTCCATTCTATATTAAGTGATTCAGATCAAGTTGCAGTGCTGCTTGGAATGTGTCCTTCTCCACACCCACTGGGGAGATGAATCTGTGACCAGGGGTTCTGGGTAAAGCTTGAAGTCATGGTCACCTGGCTTCTACTGCTGTTGCCCCAATGACAAGTACAATCAGTTCAGCCACTGTGCATTCTGTGAGGTGCTGATTCTCTTTACATGTGTCACAATTAATCTTAAGAAGTCCAAGTGTTAAAAATTGAATGGAAGTAAGATATTAGAGGAAGGCTTAAATAACCATCCATGTTCTTGGGGTTGGGATTAATGCTACAGAAAGCTGCCTCTGTCCAACAGCTTCTGAACCTGATTGTTAGCTCTATATGTCAGGAATAACTTTTCTGAAGTCAGGGAAACTGGATCAGTCTTCTCTGGTAATGCCAGGATAGATGGCTCTGGGATACATTCAGTGCAAGAGGGGACAAATTCCAGTCTCTTACTTAACTGCTGCTTGACCTTTGTTTGTGCTTTATTACAGAGGCCTCAGAAACAATAGAGCCACAGCAGAGGACATTGCTCAATATTACCAACACTATGTGCTGAAGAAAGGACTGCAGAAGAATTTCAGATCTGGCACTGTTGTGACCTCTGTGAGGAAAGTGAGTGCAGAGAGCATCTCCAACCACACGCAGAAAGATCTGCAGGAGGACAGTGACTCAATCTGGAACTCCAATGAAAAAAGTGAACAGGTCTTTCAGGTGGATGGATTTTTCAAAACTATGGAAGGTGATAAAGAGCCCTTCTCCATCTATGCAGAGAATGTGGTCTTGGCTACAGGAACATATGACAATCCTACCTGGCTTGGGGTCAAGGGAGAAAACCTTTCCTATGTCCACCACCAGCTGTCTGCCCTAGAAGAAGCAGTGAAGAACAACAGTGTTGGCATCATGACAGACCCAGTCTTGATTGTAGGTGCTGGTCTGACAGCTGCTGATGCAATTCTCTTTGCTCACCAGTGCAATATTCCAGTAATCCACGTTTTTCGGAGGCGAGTCACTGATCCTGGCCTTATTTTTAACCAGCTCCCCAAAACAGTGTACCCTGAATACCACAAAGTCCACCAGATGATGAAAGAGCAgacagctgcctgtgctgggccctACGAGCACTACATCAGCCTCCCTGAACATCACGTTCTCTCCTTTGGCAAGGACAAGAAATGCATCTTTCAAGACAAAAACGGCTGTCAGAAAGCTTATAAAATTTCCATGGCTCTTGTTCTAACTGGCTCAAACCCCAACCTCTCCTTTCTGCCTAATGATGGCATTGACTTGGCATTGGACAGTGAGCAGCCAGTCAATCCAAAGAGGAATCCCATAGATGTTGATCCATTCACCTATGAATGCACTCAGGAGAAAGGGCTCTATGCCCTGGGACCTCTAGCAGGAGATAACTTTGTACGCTTTGTGCAGGGAGGGGCTCTGGCTGTTGCCAGCTCTCTGTTAAAGAAAGCCAACAAAAATCCCCcctaacaaaaaaccccatccctgTACTACCTGTACTAGGGTGGGTTAGTGCTCTTTCCATCAAATCATCTGATTTGTATGTCCTCAGTTCTCAAGGCCATTCCTGGTATTCTTCAAGGTTATGTGGAGAGTTAGTAAGTTCTTGCCGAGTTATTTGAGAAGATTAAGTGACCAAATACAGGCTGGGTTCCACACACAGCAGTGTCTTCAATTCCTGGGAATTCAGCTCCttttctgcacagctgtgcaTGGTTACTGGGACTGAAGCTTGTGCCTGGAAAAACAAGGGGCAAGACAGGAATTGCTCTTCTATCTAAAACCCTCCAGGTGACTGAAAATTGGATTGAGGAATCAATGTTAATTCTTTTGAGAAAGCAGGCCTACAACACTGTGTCTGTTGGTGTCTTACAGTGTTTTGTCATGAAACAAAGTAAACTGACCTGGTTTTATTTACTCCTGTGGTTTGGCTGCATGTACTTGTTAGGCCAGAAATCactgccaggtgctgcaggtACCTCTTTGGCACACGGGGAGTACTCTGCCAGTAAAAACTGACATACAAACACTCAAAACTGTATTGTCTCACTGACACTGGCAACAAGTAATATgtgattctttaaaaaatcaagagatTCCTGTGATGGGTTCTTCTCCTTCCTGAGAAGAAATGGTACTGATTTGCAAATACTTGGTTTGCCATCTTGCAGCTTCCTGCTTTCTAAATCCTTAACCTGTGATAGCCAAACTCTTGGCAGCTGCTGTAGAGACAGGCAGAACTAAAGGGGAGCCACAGGTCCATCTTGGGACTGCCCACGTACTGTATGGGGCTTCTGCTGCATAGAGGATTCTGGAAAGGTGCAATATGTTATATACTGGGTGAATTACTAATGTattatggtttttttaaaaaaatatttgtataagGGGAAATGGCACAGTCACTTTTTGGTAGCTTtatgctatatatatatatatataaaacttttTATACTGTTTTTCTAGAAGATTTTTATTGgcagaatattttattacagtCTTTCAGTCTGTTCTGAATCAGCTGGGGTAGATGGCAATGGTGCCTTATGTTGTAAGCAGCATTCTCAACAGACCTACAG from Motacilla alba alba isolate MOTALB_02 chromosome 11, Motacilla_alba_V1.0_pri, whole genome shotgun sequence includes:
- the OSGIN1 gene encoding oxidative stress-induced growth inhibitor 1 isoform X1, whose protein sequence is MKPLSFWLLLSSPAAGCLLYLNSCPRAERGFQACSLVGSPDCTITFTKIPLLIRPAAKAGRFQSINASRWEDVSISDQTLKQEWAQDTACCDHRAGSPPYLASNSKHPRELLQRNGPSGICLSYLLSGYTPYFKRHSLHPHPILQRKLEEAPEVSVLDQDLEYLSEGLEGRSHSPVALLFDTLQRPDTDFGGTAESVLTWWHEPDRAIPHLVLGRNAPGGAWHSIEGSMVTLSKGEWMGLPDLPFKEWLKQKRRGLRNNRATAEDIAQYYQHYVLKKGLQKNFRSGTVVTSVRKVSAESISNHTQKDLQEDSDSIWNSNEKSEQVFQVDGFFKTMEGDKEPFSIYAENVVLATGTYDNPTWLGVKGENLSYVHHQLSALEEAVKNNSVGIMTDPVLIVGAGLTAADAILFAHQCNIPVIHVFRRRVTDPGLIFNQLPKTVYPEYHKVHQMMKEQTAACAGPYEHYISLPEHHVLSFGKDKKCIFQDKNGCQKAYKISMALVLTGSNPNLSFLPNDGIDLALDSEQPVNPKRNPIDVDPFTYECTQEKGLYALGPLAGDNFVRFVQGGALAVASSLLKKANKNPP
- the OSGIN1 gene encoding oxidative stress-induced growth inhibitor 1 isoform X2, giving the protein MKPLSFWLLLSSPAAGCLLYLNSCPRAERGFQACSLVGSPDCTITFTKIPLLIRPAAKGRFQSINASRWEDVSISDQTLKQEWAQDTACCDHRAGSPPYLASNSKHPRELLQRNGPSGICLSYLLSGYTPYFKRHSLHPHPILQRKLEEAPEVSVLDQDLEYLSEGLEGRSHSPVALLFDTLQRPDTDFGGTAESVLTWWHEPDRAIPHLVLGRNAPGGAWHSIEGSMVTLSKGEWMGLPDLPFKEWLKQKRRGLRNNRATAEDIAQYYQHYVLKKGLQKNFRSGTVVTSVRKVSAESISNHTQKDLQEDSDSIWNSNEKSEQVFQVDGFFKTMEGDKEPFSIYAENVVLATGTYDNPTWLGVKGENLSYVHHQLSALEEAVKNNSVGIMTDPVLIVGAGLTAADAILFAHQCNIPVIHVFRRRVTDPGLIFNQLPKTVYPEYHKVHQMMKEQTAACAGPYEHYISLPEHHVLSFGKDKKCIFQDKNGCQKAYKISMALVLTGSNPNLSFLPNDGIDLALDSEQPVNPKRNPIDVDPFTYECTQEKGLYALGPLAGDNFVRFVQGGALAVASSLLKKANKNPP
- the OSGIN1 gene encoding oxidative stress-induced growth inhibitor 1 isoform X3, giving the protein MLPDGKMYPLVTRPSNRSGLKTLPVVIIGNGPSGICLSYLLSGYTPYFKRHSLHPHPILQRKLEEAPEVSVLDQDLEYLSEGLEGRSHSPVALLFDTLQRPDTDFGGTAESVLTWWHEPDRAIPHLVLGRNAPGGAWHSIEGSMVTLSKGEWMGLPDLPFKEWLKQKRRGLRNNRATAEDIAQYYQHYVLKKGLQKNFRSGTVVTSVRKVSAESISNHTQKDLQEDSDSIWNSNEKSEQVFQVDGFFKTMEGDKEPFSIYAENVVLATGTYDNPTWLGVKGENLSYVHHQLSALEEAVKNNSVGIMTDPVLIVGAGLTAADAILFAHQCNIPVIHVFRRRVTDPGLIFNQLPKTVYPEYHKVHQMMKEQTAACAGPYEHYISLPEHHVLSFGKDKKCIFQDKNGCQKAYKISMALVLTGSNPNLSFLPNDGIDLALDSEQPVNPKRNPIDVDPFTYECTQEKGLYALGPLAGDNFVRFVQGGALAVASSLLKKANKNPP